A stretch of Oryza brachyantha chromosome 4, ObraRS2, whole genome shotgun sequence DNA encodes these proteins:
- the LOC102715475 gene encoding serine/threonine-protein kinase STY13-like produces MALGAEEKASTDLQLDPSSMDIRPQEKMTAKRCSSFNAGGEVPKVLWEIDLSRLEINDFIRQELSGTLFCGKYHGRDVAVKLLEWGRDGRSTPEQIAQLGEPLRDVANAWHQMDHPSIAKLVGAFIGNSPPPDTTSFVLVEHLTGGTLKDYLIKHMERKLSYKNVINFALAMARGLSYLHSKNIVHRSVKTENMLLDDNLNLKIADFGVACIDYDPKDMTALTDTSCYMAPELLVGKPYNHKCDVYSFDICLWEIYCCKIPYMDIKLDDIKSAVLKKHVRPEIPKCCPRDMARIMRRCWDAEPASRPGMQEVMEMLEKLDTKKDRGMVSVGQSSRCFCFSVRCRGV; encoded by the coding sequence ATGGCGTTGGGAGCGGAGGAAAAAGCGAGCACAGATCTGCAGCTTGACCCGTCCAGCATGGACATACGTCCCCAGGAGAAGATGACTGCCAAGCGGTGCAGCAGCTTCaatgccggcggcgaggtgccaAAGGTGCTGTGGGAGATCGACCTCTCCAGGCTGGAGATCAACGACTTTATTAGGCAAGAGCTATCCGGTACGCTGTTCTGCGGCAAGTACCATGGCCGCGATGTCGCCGTGAAGCTGCTCGAGTGGGGACGGGACGGGCGCTCGACGCCAGAACAGATCGCCCAACTTGGAGAGCCGCTGCGGGATGTGGCTAACGCCTGGCACCAGATGGACCATCCGAGCATCGCCAAGCTCGTTGGCGCATTCATCGGTAACTCGCCACCGCCGGACACAACGTCGTTCGTCCTGGTCGAGCACCTCACCGGAGGAACGCTGAAGGACTATCTAATCAAGCATATGGAACGTAAACTTTCATACAAGAATGTCATCAACTTTGCACTGGCAATGGCGAGAGGGTTGAGCTACCTCCACTCGAAGAACATCGTGCACCGTAGCGTCAAGACTGAAAACATGCTCCTTGACGACAACCTCAACCTCAAGATTGCCGACTTCGGCGTGGCTTGTATTGACTATGACCCGAAGGACATGACGGCGCTGACAGACACGTCGTGCTACATGGCACCGGAGCTGCTTGTCGGAAAGCCGTATAACCACAAGTGTGACGTGTACAGCTTTGACATCTGCCTCTGGGAAATCTACTGCTGCAAGATACCCTACATGGATATCAAGTTGGACGACATCAAATCAGCAGTCCTCAAGAAACACGTGCGGCCTGAGATCCCAAAGTGCTGCCCGCGAGACATGGCACGCATCATGAGGAGATGCTGGGACGCCGAGCCGGCGTCGCGTCCAGGGATGCAAGAGGTTATGGAAATGTTGGAGAAATTAGATACCAAGAAAGATCGTGGCATGGTGTCAGTGGGGCAGTCTTCTAGGTGCTTCTGCTTCTCCGTCAGATGtcgtggtgtttag